One window of Desulfobaculum bizertense DSM 18034 genomic DNA carries:
- a CDS encoding BMP family ABC transporter substrate-binding protein, whose product MRKIWYLCLMLALMAAPAFGSVAHAKDMKVGFVYVSPIGDAGYSYAHDLGRQAIAKMPGISGTSYVESVKEGADAERVILNMARKGYDVIFATSFGYMDPMLKISKKFPKTQFMHCSGYKTSSNMSAYFGRMYQARYLAGMVAGSMTKSNKLGYVGAFPIPEVIRGINAFTLGAQAVNPKAEVRVVWSKTWYDPATEKEAAKSLLDIGCDVITQHQDSPAPQEAAQERGVYSIGYNSDMSSFAPDAHLTSAVWNWTPFYEEVITKIQNGTWKAGSYWPGLEENIIGLAPFGKMVPQDVRDTVNARKAEIAKGAHHVFAGPIYDQNGKEVIPAGKVATDKELLSMSWFVKGVVGTTR is encoded by the coding sequence ATGCGCAAGATCTGGTATCTCTGCCTGATGCTGGCTCTGATGGCTGCACCTGCCTTTGGTAGTGTCGCACACGCCAAGGACATGAAGGTCGGTTTTGTCTATGTTTCTCCTATTGGTGACGCGGGGTATTCCTATGCCCACGATCTTGGCCGCCAGGCCATCGCCAAAATGCCCGGCATTTCGGGCACGTCCTATGTCGAATCTGTCAAAGAAGGCGCTGACGCAGAACGCGTTATCCTGAACATGGCCCGCAAAGGCTATGACGTCATCTTTGCTACCAGCTTTGGCTACATGGACCCCATGCTGAAAATTTCCAAAAAATTCCCCAAAACGCAGTTCATGCACTGCTCTGGATACAAAACATCCAGCAACATGAGCGCATACTTTGGGCGTATGTACCAGGCCCGTTACCTCGCTGGTATGGTGGCTGGCTCCATGACCAAGAGCAACAAGCTCGGTTATGTTGGCGCCTTCCCCATCCCGGAAGTTATCCGTGGCATCAACGCATTCACCCTGGGCGCACAGGCTGTGAACCCCAAGGCTGAAGTTCGTGTTGTCTGGTCCAAGACCTGGTACGATCCGGCTACCGAAAAAGAAGCTGCAAAGAGCCTGCTGGACATCGGTTGCGACGTCATCACACAGCATCAGGACTCCCCTGCTCCGCAGGAAGCTGCTCAGGAACGCGGCGTATACTCCATCGGTTACAACTCCGACATGAGTTCCTTTGCTCCTGATGCACACCTGACCTCTGCTGTCTGGAACTGGACTCCCTTCTATGAAGAAGTGATTACCAAGATTCAGAATGGCACATGGAAAGCTGGCAGCTACTGGCCCGGTCTGGAAGAAAACATTATTGGTCTTGCTCCCTTCGGCAAAATGGTTCCGCAGGACGTGCGTGACACCGTGAATGCACGAAAGGCAGAGATTGCCAAGGGCGCACACCATGTTTTCGCTGGCCCCATTTATGACCAGAACGGCAAGGAAGTCATTCCTGCTGGCAAGGTTGCTACTGACAAAGAGCTGCTGAGCATGTCCTGGTTCGTTAAGGGCGTCGTTGGAACCACCCGATAG
- the gpt gene encoding xanthine phosphoribosyltransferase, producing the protein MSAKSDRYHKMFPVSWEQLHRDGKALAWRLHEIGEFKGIVAVTRGGLVPAAIIARELDIHHIDTVCITSYDWKNQGEPTILKAVEGDGEGWLVIDDLVDTGNTAKIIREMLPKAHFATLYAKPKGKPTVESYITEVSQDTWVLFPWDAESQFVEPLVTQK; encoded by the coding sequence ATGTCTGCAAAAAGCGACAGATATCACAAAATGTTTCCTGTTTCCTGGGAGCAGCTGCATCGCGACGGAAAAGCCCTTGCCTGGAGACTCCACGAAATTGGCGAATTCAAGGGAATTGTTGCTGTTACTCGTGGCGGGCTTGTTCCGGCAGCCATCATTGCGCGCGAACTTGACATTCATCATATCGATACTGTCTGCATCACCAGCTACGACTGGAAAAACCAGGGTGAACCCACCATTCTCAAGGCGGTTGAGGGTGATGGAGAAGGCTGGCTGGTCATTGACGATCTTGTAGATACGGGTAACACTGCAAAGATTATCCGTGAGATGCTTCCTAAGGCACATTTTGCTACACTCTACGCCAAGCCCAAGGGCAAGCCGACTGTTGAGTCATATATTACTGAAGTAAGTCAGGACACGTGGGTGCTTTTCCCCTGGGACGCGGAATCCCAGTTTGTTGAGCCACTTGTTACACAGAAATAG
- a CDS encoding quaternary amine ABC transporter ATP-binding protein: MDKVVVENVCKIFGSHPERGLDLLNKGQGKQEIFEKTKLSVGVDNASFTVKEGEIVVIMGLSGSGKSTLVRCINRLVEPTSGHIFIDGQDITDLSANELRLVRQQKLGMVFQKFALFPHRTVRENVEFGLEVQGVSLGERRKKAREALDRVGLGQWAKSRPSDLSGGMQQRVGLARALASDPDILLMDEAFSALDPLIRRDMQDELIELQKKLRKTIIFISHDLDEALKLGDRIVLMKDGRIVQVGTPEDILTSPANDYVERFVEDVDITKVLTAENVMKKSETVAFMRSDGPRTALRKMRANNISSIFVLDHEHRVLGLLSADVAAKLAERGDKTLDAADLLDVQTVSPDAPASELFNMMYESSLPVAVVTPDHKLMGVIIKGLLLGAVAERGGLEDWSADDAVRLLRQRASSSSRAERVGLYS, translated from the coding sequence ATGGATAAAGTTGTTGTCGAAAATGTATGTAAAATTTTCGGTTCCCACCCTGAGCGCGGCCTTGATCTTTTGAACAAAGGACAAGGCAAACAGGAAATCTTTGAGAAGACAAAGCTGTCTGTTGGCGTGGACAATGCGTCGTTTACCGTGAAGGAAGGAGAGATCGTTGTCATAATGGGTCTTTCCGGGAGCGGCAAATCAACGCTGGTCCGTTGCATCAACCGCCTTGTTGAGCCTACGTCTGGCCATATATTCATTGATGGTCAGGACATCACCGATCTTTCTGCGAACGAGTTGCGTCTTGTTCGCCAGCAGAAACTGGGCATGGTCTTTCAGAAGTTTGCCCTGTTCCCACACCGTACGGTGCGCGAAAACGTTGAATTTGGTCTCGAAGTGCAGGGTGTTTCCCTTGGCGAACGCCGCAAGAAGGCCCGTGAAGCATTGGATAGAGTCGGTCTTGGTCAGTGGGCCAAGTCGCGTCCTTCTGATTTGTCTGGTGGTATGCAGCAGCGTGTCGGACTTGCCCGTGCGCTCGCTTCTGATCCGGACATTTTGCTCATGGATGAGGCCTTTAGCGCCCTCGACCCGCTGATTCGGCGGGATATGCAGGACGAACTGATTGAGCTTCAGAAAAAGCTCCGCAAGACAATTATTTTCATCAGTCACGATCTGGACGAAGCGCTGAAGCTTGGTGACCGGATTGTTCTGATGAAAGACGGCCGCATTGTGCAGGTCGGGACGCCAGAGGATATTCTGACCAGCCCGGCTAACGATTACGTTGAGCGCTTTGTGGAAGACGTGGATATTACCAAGGTGCTGACCGCTGAAAACGTGATGAAAAAATCCGAAACAGTGGCTTTCATGCGCTCTGATGGTCCGCGTACTGCGCTCCGTAAAATGCGGGCAAACAACATTTCCAGCATTTTTGTTTTGGACCACGAGCATCGGGTACTTGGGCTTTTGTCGGCAGATGTTGCTGCAAAGCTCGCCGAGCGTGGCGACAAGACCCTTGATGCTGCGGATTTGCTTGATGTGCAGACCGTCAGCCCTGACGCGCCTGCATCTGAGCTGTTCAACATGATGTATGAAAGCTCGTTGCCTGTCGCCGTGGTGACCCCAGACCACAAACTTATGGGTGTCATCATTAAGGGACTTCTGCTCGGAGCTGTTGCCGAGCGTGGTGGTCTCGAAGACTGGTCCGCAGACGATGCCGTTCGGCTTCTGCGTCAGCGTGCCAGCTCTTCTTCCCGTGCCGAAAGAGTCGGTCTGTACTCCTGA
- a CDS encoding ABC transporter substrate-binding protein, whose amino-acid sequence MIDFMKIRKTVAVCLMSAFVGLACLAGPASAQDKIVFTDLSWDSVMVHNRVVGFIIKHAYGYDSEYLPGGTTIMFQAVASGDVDVDMEVWVDNMQRAVKRAVARKRVIDLGSNFADSWQGWLVPTYLIKGDPERGIKPVAPDLRTVQDLKKYWKLFKDPEDPTKGRLYGSIAGWSVTPDNERKFAAYGLEDTFNMFIPGSDAALSGTMTRAYRKGKAWVGYYWAPTWALGMYNMTRLEEPAYSDEQWEKDRGCSAPVPRVHIIVNKRLPEKAPELVALLKKYETTTAMNNEFLAHMSAEKCSADETAIWFLKKHPEVWKTWVSEADAVKVMDALAAI is encoded by the coding sequence GTGATTGATTTTATGAAGATCAGAAAAACTGTTGCTGTTTGTCTTATGAGCGCTTTTGTTGGGCTTGCGTGTCTTGCCGGGCCTGCTTCGGCTCAGGACAAGATTGTTTTCACTGACCTGAGCTGGGACAGCGTGATGGTCCACAACCGTGTTGTGGGATTTATCATCAAGCATGCCTATGGCTATGACAGTGAATATCTGCCCGGCGGAACGACCATTATGTTCCAGGCTGTGGCTTCCGGCGACGTCGATGTCGATATGGAAGTCTGGGTCGACAACATGCAGCGGGCCGTGAAACGTGCTGTTGCGCGGAAACGGGTGATTGATCTTGGTTCAAACTTTGCTGACTCCTGGCAGGGCTGGCTGGTGCCCACCTATCTCATCAAGGGCGATCCAGAGCGCGGCATTAAGCCTGTTGCTCCTGATCTGCGCACCGTGCAGGACCTGAAAAAATACTGGAAGCTGTTTAAGGACCCGGAAGATCCCACCAAGGGCCGTTTGTACGGCTCCATCGCGGGCTGGTCCGTGACTCCGGACAATGAAAGAAAGTTTGCCGCCTATGGGCTGGAAGACACGTTTAATATGTTTATCCCCGGTTCTGACGCTGCACTGTCTGGCACCATGACCAGAGCGTATCGCAAGGGCAAGGCCTGGGTTGGCTATTACTGGGCACCCACGTGGGCGCTTGGTATGTATAACATGACCCGCCTTGAAGAGCCTGCCTACAGCGACGAGCAGTGGGAGAAAGACCGGGGCTGTTCCGCTCCTGTCCCCCGCGTCCACATCATCGTGAACAAGCGCCTGCCAGAAAAGGCTCCGGAGCTTGTGGCGCTGCTCAAGAAATATGAGACGACCACCGCGATGAACAATGAATTTCTTGCGCATATGAGTGCTGAAAAGTGCTCCGCAGATGAGACTGCGATTTGGTTTTTGAAGAAGCATCCAGAAGTCTGGAAGACGTGGGTCTCCGAGGCTGATGCCGTGAAGGTTATGGACGCCCTCGCTGCAATTTAA
- a CDS encoding ABC transporter permease: MFEFPKMFYIPLAKWTDSVMDWMLMHWGEFFDSVGQTLLTMLVQVERLFLWVPWPVVLVLTFIAGWRIMGKLRAGAVMSLMLFAIGCFGYWDFAMMTLSLVVGAVVLSLAGGVPLGILMAKSDRFQAVMKPLLDAMQTMPSFVYLIPVLMFFGLGKVPALFATIIYAMPPLIRLTNVGIREVPKDVLECSQAFGATGWQTLVKVELPLARPTIVVGVNQTTMMALSMVVVASMIGARGLGMEVLVAINRIEVGRGFVAGLSIVILAIIIDRLTHAMASAESANA; encoded by the coding sequence ATGTTTGAATTTCCCAAAATGTTTTATATACCGCTGGCAAAGTGGACTGACTCGGTCATGGACTGGATGCTCATGCACTGGGGCGAATTTTTCGATAGCGTTGGCCAGACGCTGCTCACGATGCTGGTACAGGTTGAGCGCCTGTTCCTCTGGGTACCGTGGCCTGTCGTGCTGGTCCTGACGTTTATTGCGGGCTGGAGAATCATGGGCAAGCTGCGTGCTGGCGCTGTAATGTCCCTGATGCTTTTTGCCATTGGCTGTTTTGGCTACTGGGACTTTGCCATGATGACCCTCTCGCTGGTTGTGGGGGCCGTGGTGCTGTCTCTGGCTGGTGGGGTGCCGCTTGGTATTCTCATGGCCAAAAGTGACCGCTTTCAGGCCGTGATGAAACCACTTCTGGACGCCATGCAGACTATGCCAAGCTTTGTGTACCTGATTCCGGTGCTGATGTTTTTTGGCCTTGGCAAGGTGCCCGCGCTGTTCGCAACGATTATTTATGCCATGCCACCGCTTATCCGCCTGACCAATGTTGGCATTCGCGAAGTCCCCAAAGACGTGCTGGAATGCTCGCAGGCCTTTGGAGCAACGGGCTGGCAGACCCTCGTAAAGGTAGAACTGCCTTTGGCCCGCCCAACTATTGTTGTCGGCGTGAACCAGACAACCATGATGGCGTTGTCTATGGTCGTGGTCGCATCCATGATTGGCGCGCGTGGGCTGGGCATGGAAGTGCTTGTTGCAATCAACAGAATTGAGGTGGGACGCGGTTTTGTTGCCGGTCTGTCCATCGTTATTCTGGCAATCATTATTGACCGTTTGACGCATGCCATGGCAAGCGCCGAATCGGCCAATGCCTAG
- a CDS encoding gamma-glutamyltransferase family protein has protein sequence MRSFPFSFSDSAGCPDFGPGVRRSPVFAQKCMAAASQPQAVQAGLSMLAQGGTAADAAIAMAAVLAVIEPCSTGLGGDAFALYYDASCAQVAGLNGSGRSPKALSLELVKKRCGAELPPRHPLCVTVPGALSAWCALLERYGRLPLEQVLAPALSCAREGFSVGPVTSMLWKEGESVLRVAGGQELLKNGRAPRPGEVMYSPGMERVLTGLSRAGTPAAAHELFYAGEFAADIVQAVQERGGVLERSDMAAHHCDWADSVSTVYQGMTVHECAPNGQGITALIALNILQELRESGVDMRDEAMRLHMQIEAMRQAFALSREHVTDPRAMHARSEQLLSRDLAARCARQIFMDRRNVSVNAQPLPSSDTVYFCVVDAEGNACSMVNSCYMTFGTGIVPKMTGFAVQNRGHNFSLDPLHDNVLAPEKRPYHTIIPGLMTYADGSLAGPFGVMGGFMQPQGHVQVLSSLLDDGYDPQCALDRGRFCIESGSPQGLVALEESVPEQLRNAVSALGHPVRCVQGYERGLFGRGQCILRNPTTGFLCAGSDARADGCAFGF, from the coding sequence ATGCGTTCGTTTCCCTTTTCGTTTTCTGATTCGGCAGGCTGCCCTGATTTTGGCCCGGGTGTCCGGCGTTCTCCTGTCTTTGCCCAAAAATGCATGGCCGCAGCAAGCCAGCCGCAGGCGGTACAGGCCGGACTCTCGATGCTTGCACAGGGCGGAACTGCGGCAGATGCGGCGATAGCTATGGCCGCAGTGCTTGCGGTTATTGAACCATGCTCTACGGGGCTTGGTGGCGATGCCTTTGCTCTCTATTATGATGCGTCCTGTGCGCAGGTTGCCGGACTTAACGGGTCAGGTCGTTCTCCCAAAGCGCTGAGCCTTGAGCTGGTGAAAAAGCGCTGTGGTGCGGAGCTGCCGCCTCGGCATCCGCTGTGTGTTACGGTACCCGGTGCTTTGTCTGCGTGGTGTGCGCTGCTTGAACGCTATGGGCGTTTGCCTCTTGAACAGGTTTTGGCTCCAGCTCTGAGCTGTGCCCGTGAAGGGTTTAGTGTTGGACCTGTGACCTCAATGCTCTGGAAAGAGGGCGAATCTGTCTTGCGGGTGGCTGGAGGACAGGAACTCCTCAAGAATGGCCGTGCGCCGCGTCCCGGTGAAGTGATGTACAGCCCCGGCATGGAGCGGGTTTTGACGGGACTCTCGCGGGCGGGAACTCCTGCTGCGGCCCATGAGCTGTTTTATGCGGGAGAATTTGCGGCGGATATTGTGCAGGCGGTGCAGGAACGGGGTGGAGTGCTCGAACGCTCTGACATGGCCGCGCATCACTGCGACTGGGCTGATTCTGTTTCAACGGTGTATCAGGGAATGACTGTGCACGAGTGTGCCCCCAATGGGCAGGGCATTACTGCGCTTATTGCCTTGAATATTTTGCAGGAGCTTCGTGAGTCCGGTGTGGATATGCGGGATGAGGCGATGCGTTTGCACATGCAGATTGAAGCTATGCGGCAGGCTTTTGCGCTGAGTCGCGAGCATGTCACTGACCCCCGCGCCATGCACGCCCGGTCTGAGCAGCTTCTGTCACGGGATTTGGCGGCACGCTGTGCCCGTCAGATTTTTATGGACCGTCGAAATGTCTCGGTAAACGCTCAGCCACTTCCCAGCTCTGACACCGTGTATTTTTGCGTGGTTGATGCTGAGGGGAATGCCTGTTCTATGGTGAACAGCTGTTACATGACATTTGGAACGGGAATAGTGCCCAAAATGACCGGATTTGCTGTGCAAAATCGGGGACATAATTTTTCGCTCGATCCGTTGCATGATAATGTGCTTGCCCCGGAGAAGCGTCCGTATCATACTATTATTCCTGGCCTAATGACATATGCTGATGGCTCGCTTGCCGGACCGTTTGGCGTCATGGGAGGCTTTATGCAGCCACAGGGACATGTGCAGGTTCTTTCATCTCTTCTTGATGATGGCTATGACCCGCAATGTGCACTGGACCGGGGACGGTTTTGTATAGAAAGTGGCAGTCCGCAAGGTCTTGTCGCGCTGGAAGAAAGTGTCCCTGAACAGCTGCGAAACGCCGTGTCTGCACTTGGACACCCTGTGCGCTGTGTGCAGGGCTATGAGCGTGGACTTTTTGGTCGGGGGCAGTGCATTTTGCGCAATCCCACGACTGGATTTTTGTGTGCGGGCAGTGATGCCCGGGCTGATGGCTGTGCCTTTGGCTTCTAA
- a CDS encoding OmpH family outer membrane protein has product MRIKLMVVAVLMLALAGLTGCQQEQKASPKLAVVDANEVYQNCDFCVEAGEYLKGLSMEFQQKVATLQAQTTGKEKPDAAAMKAMRDEAMKLQQKMTGEQQRLVTILDKELKAALDAYRAEKGLSVIMNRQQAVSFDESSDVTKDIIAAMNARKIDLGIPAPEKKESAAPEKAAEESK; this is encoded by the coding sequence ATGAGAATCAAGCTGATGGTTGTCGCTGTGCTGATGCTCGCCCTTGCGGGGCTGACAGGATGCCAGCAGGAGCAGAAAGCAAGCCCCAAGCTTGCAGTTGTTGACGCAAACGAAGTCTACCAGAATTGTGATTTTTGCGTTGAGGCTGGCGAATACCTCAAGGGCCTGAGCATGGAGTTCCAGCAGAAAGTGGCAACGCTTCAGGCGCAGACCACTGGCAAGGAGAAGCCTGATGCCGCGGCCATGAAGGCCATGCGTGATGAAGCCATGAAGCTTCAGCAGAAAATGACTGGTGAGCAGCAGCGTCTGGTGACCATTCTGGACAAGGAACTCAAGGCAGCTCTGGACGCATACCGTGCAGAAAAAGGCCTGAGTGTCATCATGAACCGCCAGCAGGCTGTTTCTTTTGATGAAAGTTCTGACGTAACCAAAGACATCATTGCAGCTATGAATGCGCGCAAGATTGATCTGGGCATCCCTGCTCCAGAGAAGAAAGAGAGCGCCGCACCTGAAAAGGCTGCTGAAGAAAGCAAATAA
- a CDS encoding DNA polymerase IV: MKDEQRVILHVDMDAFFASVEQVDAPELRGKPVIIGQGHRGVVSTASYEARVFGVHSAMPVATARRLCPQGVFLPGRRWRYKEVSHVVMDIFRTVSPLVEQVSVDEAYIDVTGTSLLFGAPRIVAQHIKSEVLAATGLTCSVGIAPNKFLAKIASDMNKPDGIYEIRPEDVTKFLETLPVGKIPGIGPKAREALSRYGISKAGDVLQWPRGFWEKRFGKMGTLLHDRAQGIDLSPVVVYHEPKSSSAENTLEEDTTDRELLLGWLWRHAERVGHDLRRHKLRGRTVTLKLKFDDFSTRTRSQTLARRTDETRMIFDVAAQLFQKEALPRRVRLIGVGVSNFRAVPRQLSLFEEDGEEKSQGETSREKDLDRTIDAIREKFGRGAVLRGPSVKKPK; encoded by the coding sequence ATGAAGGATGAACAACGGGTCATACTCCACGTCGATATGGACGCTTTTTTTGCCAGCGTTGAGCAGGTCGATGCCCCGGAGCTGAGGGGCAAGCCTGTCATCATTGGGCAGGGGCACCGGGGCGTGGTTTCTACAGCATCATATGAAGCCAGAGTTTTTGGTGTTCATTCTGCCATGCCTGTTGCAACGGCCCGGCGGCTTTGCCCGCAGGGTGTCTTTTTGCCGGGGCGTCGGTGGCGATACAAGGAAGTCTCCCATGTTGTTATGGATATTTTTCGGACTGTATCGCCTCTGGTGGAGCAGGTCTCGGTTGACGAGGCCTATATTGACGTGACCGGAACCTCGCTCCTTTTTGGCGCGCCCCGAATTGTGGCGCAGCATATCAAAAGTGAAGTGCTCGCTGCGACTGGATTGACCTGTTCTGTGGGCATCGCTCCCAACAAGTTTTTGGCAAAGATTGCTTCCGACATGAATAAACCGGATGGCATCTATGAAATTCGCCCGGAGGATGTTACAAAGTTTTTGGAAACTCTTCCGGTTGGAAAAATTCCGGGCATTGGTCCAAAGGCGCGGGAGGCGCTTTCCCGCTATGGCATAAGCAAGGCAGGGGATGTCTTGCAGTGGCCCCGGGGATTTTGGGAAAAGCGCTTTGGAAAGATGGGGACTCTGCTGCATGATCGCGCGCAGGGCATCGACCTTTCCCCTGTGGTGGTCTACCATGAGCCAAAGTCCTCAAGTGCCGAGAATACGCTGGAGGAGGACACCACTGATCGAGAGCTTCTTTTGGGCTGGCTGTGGCGTCATGCGGAGCGGGTCGGGCACGACCTGCGGCGGCACAAGCTTCGTGGCCGTACGGTGACGCTCAAGCTCAAATTTGATGACTTTAGCACTCGCACCCGGTCACAAACTCTTGCCCGCCGAACTGACGAAACCCGTATGATTTTTGATGTTGCGGCCCAGCTTTTCCAAAAGGAAGCCCTGCCGCGCCGGGTTCGGCTTATTGGTGTTGGGGTGTCGAATTTTCGGGCTGTTCCTCGGCAGCTCAGTCTTTTTGAAGAAGATGGAGAAGAAAAGTCGCAGGGCGAGACCTCGCGCGAAAAGGACCTTGATCGCACAATCGACGCCATACGTGAAAAGTTTGGGCGTGGGGCTGTGCTTCGGGGACCGTCAGTCAAAAAGCCAAAGTGA
- a CDS encoding class II fumarate hydratase gives MSDENTKDVRIEQDSLGPVNVPANKLWGAQTQRALENFPSGPPMPLDLIHALFQIKLAAAKANMEIGLLSNDLGCLIEKVALEGVEGRLDAHFPLSIWQSGSGTQSNMNVNEVIANRAAILSSMEPGKKDPVHPNDHVNRCQSTNDIVPAAMQMVAVRKLVGELVPELDDVREDLARKAEQWDHVVKIGRTHLMDAVPLTLGQEFSGYAAQLDDALDHLRRCADALYALPLGGTAVGTGLNAPGTFGELAVRQLAEMTGLPFVVAPNMYSRMAAHNSLTALSGAMRVAASALMKIANDIRWLGSGPDCGLGELELPVNEPGSSIMPGKVNPTQCEALCMICVQVMGLDAAIGFADSQGNFELNVYKPIIAYDVLFSLDSLAKGLRSFREKTLSGLQANSSKIKEYVGKSLMLATALVPVIGYDDAARVAQHARKRGITLKMACSELQILTEEEFEQQIRPENMTGPLL, from the coding sequence ATGTCTGACGAAAATACAAAGGACGTCCGGATAGAGCAGGATTCTCTTGGCCCAGTGAATGTTCCCGCAAACAAGCTTTGGGGGGCACAGACGCAGCGTGCACTGGAAAATTTCCCGTCAGGTCCACCTATGCCACTGGACCTGATTCATGCCCTGTTTCAGATCAAGCTTGCTGCGGCAAAGGCCAATATGGAAATTGGTCTGCTGAGCAATGATCTTGGCTGTCTTATAGAAAAAGTTGCTCTCGAAGGCGTCGAGGGGCGTCTGGATGCACATTTCCCGCTGAGTATCTGGCAGAGTGGGAGTGGCACCCAAAGCAACATGAATGTCAATGAAGTCATTGCCAACCGTGCCGCCATTCTGAGTAGCATGGAGCCAGGCAAAAAAGATCCCGTCCATCCGAACGATCATGTGAATCGCTGTCAGTCCACAAATGACATTGTTCCTGCTGCCATGCAGATGGTGGCCGTACGGAAGCTTGTTGGCGAACTTGTGCCAGAGCTTGATGACGTGCGCGAAGACCTCGCTCGCAAGGCAGAGCAGTGGGATCATGTGGTCAAGATTGGCCGCACGCATCTTATGGATGCTGTGCCTCTGACTTTGGGGCAGGAATTCTCCGGGTATGCGGCTCAGCTTGATGACGCGCTGGACCATTTGCGCCGCTGTGCTGATGCGCTCTATGCCCTGCCTCTTGGCGGAACAGCTGTGGGAACGGGGCTGAATGCTCCGGGGACCTTTGGCGAACTTGCTGTGCGTCAGCTGGCCGAGATGACGGGCCTGCCTTTTGTCGTTGCTCCCAATATGTATTCCCGCATGGCCGCGCACAATTCTCTGACTGCCCTGTCTGGGGCAATGCGAGTCGCTGCTTCGGCGCTGATGAAAATTGCCAACGACATTCGCTGGCTCGGAAGTGGCCCAGATTGTGGGCTTGGTGAGCTGGAGCTGCCTGTGAATGAGCCGGGATCAAGCATTATGCCCGGCAAGGTGAACCCGACCCAGTGCGAAGCGTTGTGCATGATTTGTGTGCAGGTTATGGGGCTTGATGCTGCAATTGGGTTCGCAGACTCGCAGGGAAATTTTGAATTAAATGTCTATAAGCCGATAATCGCCTACGATGTTCTGTTTTCTTTGGATTCGCTCGCTAAGGGACTGCGGTCCTTCCGCGAAAAAACGCTTTCTGGATTGCAGGCTAACTCCTCTAAAATAAAAGAATACGTTGGCAAGTCGCTTATGCTTGCCACTGCACTGGTTCCCGTTATAGGTTATGACGATGCTGCACGAGTTGCGCAGCATGCACGTAAAAGGGGCATCACACTCAAGATGGCATGCAGTGAGCTGCAAATACTGACAGAAGAGGAATTTGAACAGCAGATCAGGCCCGAAAATATGACCGGTCCGCTGCTCTAG